CCGGCTTGGCGGTCACTTCGCCCTTGGCCAGCTTGCTCATGGCTTCGGAGAACGGGGCGACGAAGGTGCCGGCTTCTTGCCAGCCCAGGTCGCCGCCATTGGCCTTGCTGCCCGGATCTTGCGACTTTTCCTTGGCCAGCTTGTCAAAAGCTTTGCCCTTCTTCAGCGCTTCGATCACGGCCTTGGCTTCGGCTTCGCTCTTCACCAGGATGTGGCGGGCGTGGAATTGCTTGGTTTCCGGCACCGAAGCCACCAGCTTGTCGTATTCGGCCTTCAGTTGCTCGTCGCTGATCGGATTGGCCTTCTCGTAGTTCTTGATCAGGCGGTTGGCCAGCGCCATGGCTTGCATATTGGCCAGCTCGGCGGCGAAGTCGGGCGACTTGTCCAGGCCTTGCTTGACAGCTTCCTGGCGCAGCACTTCGGCGGTGACCAGTTGGTCCTTGATCTGGTCGCGGGCTTGCGGGGTCACGTTTTGACCCTGGGCTTCCATCATCTTCGCGACGGCGTCGATGCGG
The Chromobacterium sp. IIBBL 290-4 DNA segment above includes these coding regions:
- a CDS encoding peptidylprolyl isomerase, with translation MRKLLLTSAVVAALAGSAIAIAGPTINGQQISDARIDAVAKMMEAQGQNVTPQARDQIKDQLVTAEVLRQEAVKQGLDKSPDFAAELANMQAMALANRLIKNYEKANPISDEQLKAEYDKLVASVPETKQFHARHILVKSEAEAKAVIEALKKGKAFDKLAKEKSQDPGSKANGGDLGWQEAGTFVAPFSEAMSKLAKGEVTAKPVKTEFGWHVIKLDDVRTQRNVPPLDEIRPQLTQRVMGSRVEKYVSDLKAKAQIQQ